Below is a window of Saccharomonospora viridis DSM 43017 DNA.
TCGCGCCCTCGTACGAGGTGTTGCTGGTCCTGCGCGTGTTGCAGGGGATCGCCATCGCCGGATTCCCGGGCGTGGCGGCCGCCTATCTGACCGAGGTGTTGGGGCGCGCCGGGGTGGCCGGCGCGGTCGGGGCCATGATCGCCGGTAACACCGTGGGCGGCATGCTCGGGCGCCTCGTCGCCGGAGGGGTCACCGAACGGCTCGGCTGGCACGGTGCTCTCGCCGTGGTCGGGGGTATCGGGCTGTTGTGCGCCCTGCTCACCGTCGCCACGCTGCCGCGGGTGCCGAGGGCGTCGCGACGGGATCGCGAGGGGGCCGGGGGAGTCGGGGAAGCCACCGAATCGCTCGGGTCGAAGCTGCGCGCCGTGCTGTCCGGCTTCCGGGTCGGTCTGCGCAGACCCGTGCTGTGGGCGCAGTACGGCGTGGCGCTGTTGGCGATGGGGTCCTTCGTGGCGTTGTACAACGCGGCGGGCTTCCGGCTCACCGGAGACCCCCTCAACCTCAGTCCCGCCGTCGCCTCGCTCGTGTTCCTCTGCTACGCGATGGGATCGGTGTCGTCGGCCACCGCGGGCAGGTTGGTGGCACGGTACGGCAGGATGCGCTGCCTGCTCATGTCGCTGGCGTTGACCGCGGTGGGCGCGGCGGCCACGGTGTGGGGCTCGCTCGCCGTCGTCATCGCGGGGTTCGTGGTCTTCACCGGGGGGTTCTTCGCGGCGCACGCGGTCGCCAACGGGTGGGCCGCGGCCGAGGCTCCGACACAGGCGCGCGCGTCGGCGTCCGGACTGTACACGTTGGCGTACTACCTGGGCAGCAGCGTCGGCGGCACGGTGGGCAGCATCGTCTACGGGTACGCGGGCTGGACGTGGCTGGTCGGCACCGTCGCGGTGTGGCTGGGATGCGCGGCGGCTGGCGTGGTGTTGCTGGCGCGACGGCATGCGTCCGAGACGGTCTGAAAATCACCGGACCGTGTTCGAACAAATGTTCGAGATTCTGGTTATGGTGACGGCATGCCGACACTTTCCGCTTCCTCGCCGCCTTCGCGGCTCTCGCCGAGTCCGGTGTGCGTCGCTGTCCGGGTTGTCCGGGTTGTCCGGCGTCCCGGCGTCTGTCGGGGCCGTATCGGTCGTCGCCGATCGATGCCGGTCGTGGCGTTCCGTCGGGTCGTCTCAGTCCTCCGGGGTGGCGACCGCCGCCACCAGCAGGCCGTTGCCCACGGGCAGCAGGGTGGGTACCAGGCGCTTGTCCTCCCGTACCGCTCGCGCCACGTCACGCAGCGCGAGCAGCTCCGGTTCTCGTCTCGTCGGGTCGGCGATCCGACCCGCGGCCAGTACGTTGTGGAACGCGATCACGCCACCGGGGCGGAGCAGTTGTACGCCGAGGTCGAAGTATCCGGGATACTCCACGCGGGAGGCGTCGGCGAACACCATGTCGTACCCGCCGGTGGTGAGTCTCGACAGCACGTCCATCGCCCTTCCTATGATCAGGCGCGTGCGCCCTGCCGGATATCCGGCGTCGAGGAACGACTGACGTGCGCTGCGATGGAACTCCGGCTCGATGTCGATCGAGGTCAGTACGCCGTCCTTGGCCATTCCGCGAAGCAGGTACAGACCACTGACGCCCGCTCCGGTTCCGATCTCGACGATCGCTCGGGCCTGAAGGGATGCCGCCAGGAAACTGAGCAGCGAACCCGTGGCACAGGACACCGGTGGGCAGCCGAGTTGTTCCGCGCGAAGGCGAGCCGAGGCCAGGACGTCGTCCTCGGGAAGGTACGCCTCGATGAATTCGCCGAGATCGACCCAACCGGTGATGTGCGTCTCGGAGTTCACGCGCCAGAGATTAGCGCGGCACGGTCAGTGAACCAGGCCAGTACGTCCTCACAGGGTGCTGTTCGTCTCGCTCTCATCGCCGATGGCCCATCGGTCTCGGCGGTCGGCGGCGTCGAATTCGGTGTTTCTCTGTGGGCGAACGGGGTGCGTGGAAAACTGTGTTTCCGCTGGTGAGGGCGATGATCGCCATGGCAGAAGAGGTTTCTCAGCTTGCTCTCAGGCGAACTTCACAGCAACCACAGGAAGCCGGGTAACACTGAGATATCGAAGACGGGAACTCCCGTCGCATCCGCCACGTTAGGTGGAGTAGTGAAGGGGACGGCCGATGGAGGTGCCTCAGCTGCCACACGACAGCACACAGACCGCGCCGGTGTTGGTCGAGGATGACGCCACATGGACGCCGCCGACCTGGGACGAGGTCGTGCGGCAACACGCCGATCGCGTGTATCGGCTCGCCTACCGCTTGACGGGCAACGCCCACGATGCGGAAGACCTCACTCAAGAGACGTTCATCCGGGTGTTCCGTTCACTCGCCTCCTACAAGCCGGGAACGTTCGAGGGTTGGTTGCACCGCATCACGACGAATCTGTTCCTCGACATGGCGAGGCGTCGTTCCCGGGTCCGGATGGAGGGCCTTCCCGAGGACACCGACCGTCTCGTCGGCGACGGACCGAGTCCCGAACAGGTGTACTCGGACACGCACCTGGACCCGGATCTGCAAGCCGCTCTCGACGAGCTGCCGCCCGAGTTCAAGGCGGCTGTGGTGTTGTGTGATGTCGAAGGCTTGTCCTACGAGGAGATCGGTGCCACGCTCGGCGTTAAGCTCGGCACTGTTCGCAGCCGGATCCACCGTGGTCGACAGGCGTTGAAGTCTTCTCTCGAGCGCCGTCGCGCGCTCAAACAGGAGGCACGGGTATGACGGTTGGCAAGGGACGAAGGTGGCCCGAGTCGCATCTTCTTCCTGATGCCGTGGCGGCGTTCGTGGACCAGGAGCTGTCGCTGGGCGCACAGGAACGCGCGGCGGCGCATCTCGCCCACTGTCCCCGTTGCGCCGCCGAAGTCGCTGCCCAGCGCGCGGCCAGCGAAGCCGTGCGGCAGGCGCGAACACCGTCGATCTCAGCGAGTTTTCTAGCGAGTCTGCAGCGGATCCCCCAGACCGCCGACCTGCCGAACGGGCCAGACAACCTCGCCATCGGCCCGAACGGCCAGGTCATGGCCGTGCAACGGCCCGACCACGTTGCGGGGCTCCGCGACGGACTCCCCTCCGGTGCGCTCGGCACCTCGGCGCCTTTGGGTACGTCCCCCACCGTTCTCGGCAACGGGCCGCGCCTGGCCGGAGGTCGGAAAAGAGCGACCCAGGGAGCCGGGGTCGTCGTCTCCGGATTGGTGCTCAGCGCGCTCGCGCTGGTCGCCACCACGAACCTGAGCGAGGAGGGGGCGCGGGACGCCGACCCCAGTGCCACGCCTCGCACCGATGTGTTGCCCGCGAAGTTCGGGGGCCACGCTGCCACCGACACCCTCAAGGCCACTCCGCTGGTGGAGGAAACCGGAGTGGCGCCGGCCGAGTCGACCGAGCCTTCGGAGCCTCTCCACTCTTCCGAACCCGGCCGACCTTCCGGGTCCGCTGAGACGTCCGAGGCGTCCGAGGCCTCCGAGGCCTCGGAGACCACGGTCACCTCCACCGTGCCCACCAGCATCGGCATGACCGTGTCGTCGACGTCGGCGACCCCGGTTCCCCCGTCGGATGTCGTCGCGTCGGCCACCACGGGTGCCGTGATAGCGCCCCCGGGTGTTCCACACTGACTTCACCGACCTGCGGGCAGCATCCCTGTGGGAAGCTTGGCGTAGGGTCACACGTCGAGCGATCCCAGTGATCACCGCAGTCCAACCGGGGAAGAATGAACGAACCAGCCACGCCGAACCAGGAGGAATCCGGGCACCAGGAGTATCGGCTCAGGCCACGCCCGGTCATGCGGCCGCCGGTGGATCCCGAAGCGGCGGCTGTGTTCGGTAGGCCGAAGGGCGTGAAGGGTTCGTTCGACCTGCTTCACCGACCGGACACGAACGTGTGTCCGGTTTCGCTGCAGACCGGTCCGCCCCCACCTGCGCTCGCGGAGGCTTTCGGACGTCGCCCGGGTGAGGAGAACGTAGTACTGCAACGCCCGGACGGGTACGGGCGTTCCGACGATCCCGCCGTCTCTGACGGGGACGGCGTCCGTGAGGACGAGGAAGGACCGCTGTGGGCCTCGGAATCGGACCCGTGGCGCGATCCCAACTCCCCCGTCGTGCTGGGTGCCCCCGCCTTACGGGAACAAGAGCGTGCCGAGGGCGACGTCGAACGACCCACCGGCCCGTTGTTGAGCTTGCCGGAGGTGTTGTTCGGTCGTCGTGTCAAGCCGACGGCACTGGCGTTGCTCGCCGTCGTCGCGTTGTTGATCGGCGCCGGAGGCGGAGTGGTCGGATGGGCGCTCGCGTCGGCGGGCGACTCGCTCACCGGAGAGTTGAACTTCGCGGAGGCCGAAGCCGCCAAGGAACGGCCGCCGGACTCGGTCGCGGCGATCGCGCAGAAAGTGGCACCCGCGGTGGTGTCCATCGAGGTCGAGGCAGGCCAATCGGGTGGTGTCGGGTCCGGTGTGGTCATCGACCCCCAGGGCTACATCCTCACGAACCACCACGTGGTGTCCTCCGCGATGCAGGACGACGACACGAAGGTGACCGTGGTGTTCATCGACGGCACCCGTACGCGTGGCGAGATCGTCGGCACCGATCCGAAAACCGACCTCGCCGTGCTCAAGGTCAACGTCGAGAATCCCGTCGTCATCGAGATCGGTGACTCCGACTCCCTCGCGCCCGGCGATCGGGTCATGGCCATCGGTTCCCCCTTCGGGCTGGAGAACACGGTGACCGAGGGCATCGTCAGTGCCCTCAACCGGCCGGTGACCGCGCCGGGTGAGAACGGGGACCCTCCGGTGACCTATGACGCCATCCAAACCGACGCCGCCATCAACCCGGGTAACTCCGGGGGCGCGCTCGTCGACTCCACCGGTGCCCTCGTAGGCATCAATTCCATGATCCGCACCGTGGGTGATTCGGGTGAGGGCGGCAGCATCGGGCTCGGGTTCGCGATCCCGGCCAACCAGGCGATCAGGATCAGCGAATCGCTCGTGCGCGACGGCACCGTCAAACATGCTTCCCTCGGGGTGAATGCCGCGTCGGTGGCGGCCAACACCTCGCGGGGTGCCCAGGTGCGGAACGTCGTCCCGGGCAGCCCTGCGGCGCAGGCGGGTATCAAGGAAGGCGACGTCATCGTGCGCGTGGGGGAACGGCAGGTGCGAAACGCCGCCGAGCTCACCGTGGCCGTGCGAGAGCACGACATCGGTGAGTCCGTCCCCGTGCGCTTGGTGAGAGGTGGACGTCAGCTGACTGTCGAGGTCACCCTCGGTTCAGATTGACGGGTACGCTTTCACCGCATCGTGTTCCGAGGCGGAGGTTGGGCGCGTGTTCGACAACATCGGCTGGAGTGAGATCCTGATCTTGATCGTCGCCGGCCTGTTCATCCTCGGGCCGGAACGGTTGCCCGAGGCCGCTGCCTGGCTCGGCCGGACCGTGCGCAAGATCAGGGAATTCGCGACAGGCGCTCGGCAGCAGCTGCGTGAGGAGGTGGGAACGGACCTCGAGGAGTTCCGTAAACCCATCGAGGAGCTGCGAAACCTCCGCAATCTCGATCCGAAGCAGGTCGTGACGAAGCACCTGTTCGACGGCGACCCCGACCCCTTGGGACTGAACGACATCAACGGCACCGGCAACGGTACGAACGGTGCTCCGCAGAACGGCGGCTACACGGCCGCGCCGCGGCAGGTGGAGCCTTTGAAACCGGGCGAGAAGCCGCCGGTGGACCCGGACGCCACCTGACGGCTTCTCGCCGGTGGGGTCATCGTCCCGCCGGGGTGACGTTGAGCATCATGCCCGCCAGGCCCCTGGCGCGGACGGACAGCTTCTCGGCGGCGTTGATGAGTACCTTGCTCGCCTCGGAGTCCGGTTCGGCGAGGACGATCGGTGTGCCCGCG
It encodes the following:
- a CDS encoding zf-HC2 domain-containing protein, with amino-acid sequence MTVGKGRRWPESHLLPDAVAAFVDQELSLGAQERAAAHLAHCPRCAAEVAAQRAASEAVRQARTPSISASFLASLQRIPQTADLPNGPDNLAIGPNGQVMAVQRPDHVAGLRDGLPSGALGTSAPLGTSPTVLGNGPRLAGGRKRATQGAGVVVSGLVLSALALVATTNLSEEGARDADPSATPRTDVLPAKFGGHAATDTLKATPLVEETGVAPAESTEPSEPLHSSEPGRPSGSAETSEASEASEASETTVTSTVPTSIGMTVSSTSATPVPPSDVVASATTGAVIAPPGVPH
- a CDS encoding MFS transporter, which encodes MGVVARDSADGAVNARRVTVAVAAAGICSFSLLYAPQPLLPQLAAEFGLDPGAASLAVSMGTGGLAAAVVPIAVLSEIVGKRPVVIVSVLASALLGLVLPFAPSYEVLLVLRVLQGIAIAGFPGVAAAYLTEVLGRAGVAGAVGAMIAGNTVGGMLGRLVAGGVTERLGWHGALAVVGGIGLLCALLTVATLPRVPRASRRDREGAGGVGEATESLGSKLRAVLSGFRVGLRRPVLWAQYGVALLAMGSFVALYNAAGFRLTGDPLNLSPAVASLVFLCYAMGSVSSATAGRLVARYGRMRCLLMSLALTAVGAAATVWGSLAVVIAGFVVFTGGFFAAHAVANGWAAAEAPTQARASASGLYTLAYYLGSSVGGTVGSIVYGYAGWTWLVGTVAVWLGCAAAGVVLLARRHASETV
- the sigE gene encoding RNA polymerase sigma factor SigE, whose amino-acid sequence is MEVPQLPHDSTQTAPVLVEDDATWTPPTWDEVVRQHADRVYRLAYRLTGNAHDAEDLTQETFIRVFRSLASYKPGTFEGWLHRITTNLFLDMARRRSRVRMEGLPEDTDRLVGDGPSPEQVYSDTHLDPDLQAALDELPPEFKAAVVLCDVEGLSYEEIGATLGVKLGTVRSRIHRGRQALKSSLERRRALKQEARV
- the tatB gene encoding Sec-independent protein translocase protein TatB, with translation MFDNIGWSEILILIVAGLFILGPERLPEAAAWLGRTVRKIREFATGARQQLREEVGTDLEEFRKPIEELRNLRNLDPKQVVTKHLFDGDPDPLGLNDINGTGNGTNGAPQNGGYTAAPRQVEPLKPGEKPPVDPDAT
- a CDS encoding O-methyltransferase, with translation MNSETHITGWVDLGEFIEAYLPEDDVLASARLRAEQLGCPPVSCATGSLLSFLAASLQARAIVEIGTGAGVSGLYLLRGMAKDGVLTSIDIEPEFHRSARQSFLDAGYPAGRTRLIIGRAMDVLSRLTTGGYDMVFADASRVEYPGYFDLGVQLLRPGGVIAFHNVLAAGRIADPTRREPELLALRDVARAVREDKRLVPTLLPVGNGLLVAAVATPED
- a CDS encoding S1C family serine protease → MNEPATPNQEESGHQEYRLRPRPVMRPPVDPEAAAVFGRPKGVKGSFDLLHRPDTNVCPVSLQTGPPPPALAEAFGRRPGEENVVLQRPDGYGRSDDPAVSDGDGVREDEEGPLWASESDPWRDPNSPVVLGAPALREQERAEGDVERPTGPLLSLPEVLFGRRVKPTALALLAVVALLIGAGGGVVGWALASAGDSLTGELNFAEAEAAKERPPDSVAAIAQKVAPAVVSIEVEAGQSGGVGSGVVIDPQGYILTNHHVVSSAMQDDDTKVTVVFIDGTRTRGEIVGTDPKTDLAVLKVNVENPVVIEIGDSDSLAPGDRVMAIGSPFGLENTVTEGIVSALNRPVTAPGENGDPPVTYDAIQTDAAINPGNSGGALVDSTGALVGINSMIRTVGDSGEGGSIGLGFAIPANQAIRISESLVRDGTVKHASLGVNAASVAANTSRGAQVRNVVPGSPAAQAGIKEGDVIVRVGERQVRNAAELTVAVREHDIGESVPVRLVRGGRQLTVEVTLGSD